The following proteins are encoded in a genomic region of Lemur catta isolate mLemCat1 chromosome 10, mLemCat1.pri, whole genome shotgun sequence:
- the OGN gene encoding mimecan produces MKTLQSTLLLLLFVPLTKPAPPTQQDPRIIYDYGTDNFEESIFSQDYEDKYLDGKNIKEKETMIIPDKKSLQLQKDESITPLPPQKENDEMPTCLLCVCLSGSVYCEEVDIDAVPPLPKESAYLYARFNKIKKLTAKDFADIPNLRRLDFTGNLIEDIEDGTFSKLTLLEELSLAENQLLKLPVLPPKLTLFNAKHNKIKSRGIKANAFKKLNNLSFLYLDHNALESVPLNLPESLRVIHLQFNSITSITDDTFCKANDTSYIRDRVEEIRLEGNPISLGKHPNSFICLKRLPIGSYI; encoded by the exons ATGAAGACTCTGCAGTCTACACTTCTCCTGTTACTATTTGTGCCTCTGACAAAGCCAGCACCACCAACTCAGCAGGACCCACGCATTATCTATGACTATGGAACAGATAATTTTGAAGAAAGTATATTTAGCCAAGATTATGAGGATAAATACctggatggaaaaaatattaag gaAAAAGAAACTATGATAATACCTGATAAGAAAAGTCTTCAATTACAAAAAGATGAGAGTATAACACCATtacccccccaaaaagaaaatgatg AAATGCCCACGTGCCTGTTGTGTGTTTGTTTAAGTGGCTCTGTATACTGTGAAGAAGTTGACATTGATGCTGTACCACCCTTGCCAAAGGAATCAGCCTATCTTTATGCACgattcaacaaaattaaaaagctgaCTGCCAAAGATTTTGCAGACATAC CTAACTTAAGAAGACTTGATTTTACGGGAAATCTGATAGAAGACATAGAAGATGGTACTTTTTCAAAACTTACTCTGTTAGAAGAACTTTCACTTGCTGAAAATCAACTACTAAAACTTCCAGTTCTTCCTCCCAAGCTCACTTTATTTAATgcaaaacataacaaaatcaaGAGCAGAGGAATCAAAGCAAATGCATTCAAA AAATTGAACAACCTCTCCTTCCTCTACTTGGACCACAATGCCCTAGAATCTGTGCCTCTTAATTTACCAGAAAGTCTTCGTGTAATTCATCTTCAG tttaacaGCATAACTTCAATTACAGATGATACATTCTGCAAGGCTAATGACACCAGTTACATTCGGGACCGCGTTGAAGAGATACGCTTGGAGGGCAATCCAATCAGCCTGGGAAAGCATCCTAACAGTTTCATTTGCTTAAAAAGATTGCCGATAGGGTCATACATTTAA